The Pseudomonas sp. IAC-BECa141 genome contains the following window.
GACTTTACGTACACATCCTCAATGGCGCGCTGTTTGCTCTGGTGCTGCAACTGCTCGATCAGCGTGAGTGGCTGCAGGATTCGCGGGTTGAATTGCTCTACGCCGGCGACCTGCCCGACATCTGCACGCCGTTCTTCGCATTGCCTGCCGAAATGCTGCTGGCCGATGACTTCAACGCGAAGATTCGTGATCGACTGGTCAGCGAAGTACACCTGAGCTTCAACAACCGTGAATTCGATCCGCAGTCACCGTTCATTCAACAGCGTCTGCAGGATTGCTTGCCGGTATTGCTCGCTGACGATGATGTGGCGACGTTGTTCGGTACCTGTGCCGGTCGGGAGATTTATGTGATCGGCACCGGACCGACCCTTGAGCAGCATTTCGAGCGACTGGCCGCGATTCGCGAGCGGGCCGGGCGTCCATTGTTCATCTGTGTCGATACCGCTTATCGCCCGCTGCGTGAGCACGGGATCGTGCCCGACTACGTGGTGAGCATCGACCAGCGCATCAGCTTCCGGCATTTGCCCTTTGAAGAGTCCGACGGCATCCCGCTGGTGTATTTGCCGATGAGCGACCCTGAGGTGTTGAGGGCATGGAAGGGCAAGCGCTACGGCGGTTATTCGCTGAGTCCGGTCTATGCGGCGTTGCGTGAGCAGCACCCAAGAGCGCTGCTGCATGTGGGCGGCAGTGTGATTCATCCGGCGGTGGATCTGGCGGTGAAGATGGGCGCGGCGCGGATCACGCTGTTCGGCGCCGATTTTGCCTTCCCGATGAACAAGACCCACGCCGGCTGGAGTGACGGTGACCTGGGCCCCTCGGTGAATCAGGCGCGACACTGGGTGCGTGACGGCTTCGGCGAGCGTGTCAGTACGCAGCTCAATTTTCGCGGTTATCTGTGTGTGCTGGAGCGATACATCGCCAGTCAGCCGCACGTCGAGTTTTTCAACAGTAGCCGCGCAGGTGCGTTGATTGCCGGGACGCGTTTCAATCAGGAGTTCGTGCAATGAGTGCGCTGCAAGGCTGTATCGACGAATGCCGGCGGTGCGCCGGCCTGTTTCGCCTGGGGCGCGATGTCGAAGCGGCGCTGGAGATGGTGGATGTATTCGAAGGTGCACAGCAATTGCTGGTGTCCGCTTCGCCGGATATCCAGCAGTCGTGGGCGCAAGTGCTCACGCGAATGCTCGAATGTCAGGAGTGCCAGGACTGGCTCGGGCTCGCCGATTTCATGGAGTACGAATTGATCGGGTTGCTGGAAAATTCTGCGGCTTGAGAAAAGCCGACAGCACTGGCCCGCAGGTTTGCGCCACGGACGGTTTTATGACGTCATTTTTTCGAAGGTAAAGTGCTGCTAAGTCTTTGTTTTCTTGGGGGTGGCAGGTTGATGGCAAATTTTTTCAAAAAAGCCCTCAAGCAACCTGCAAACCCGACGATAACTATTACGAAGGTTCTCTAGGCCATACCCGGCGGTTGCCAGGGCCGGAAGCCGCAGTACCCAACCAACGAGGAATTCGTCATGGCTTTAACAGTAAACACCAACACCACGTCGTTGAACGTTCAGAAAAACCTGAACCGCGCTTCCGACGCTCTGTCGACTTCGATGCAGCGCCTGTCTTCCGGCCTGAAAATCAACAGCGCTAAAGACGACGCCGCTGGCCTGCAGATCTCCAACCGTATGTCTTCCCAGATCCGCGGTAACACCCAGGCAATCCAGAACGCCAACGACGGTATCTCCGTTGCCCAGACCGCTGAAGGCGCTCTGCAAGCTTCGACCGACATTCTGCAGCGTATGCGTGAACTGGCTGTTAAAGCACGTAACGGTACCAACGGTACTGCTGACCAGACCGCTACCAACGCTGAATTCGCTCAGATGTCTGACGAAATCACCCGTATCTCGGCCGCTACCAACCTGAACGGCAAAAACCTGCTGGACGGTTCGGCTGGTACTGTGACTCTGCAAGTGGGTGCAAACACCGGTTCGGCTAACCACATCGACCTGGTACTGAGCTCCAAGTTCGACGCCGTCAGCCTGTCCGTAGGTAGCGGTACTGTAGTTCTGACCGGTACTTCGGGTACTGGTGCTGGTTCTGCTGCGCAGAACATCGACAACGCGATCACTGCAATCGACGCCGCTATCGCTGCAATCGGTGCAACTCGTGCCAGCCTGGGTGCTTCGCAAAACCGCCTGACCAGCACCATCCAGAACTTGCAGAACATCACCGAGAACACCACTGCTGCACAAGGTCGCGTACAAGATACCGACTTCGCCGCAGAGACTGCTAACCTGACCAAGCAGCAAACCCTGCAACAGGCTTCGACCTCTGTTCTGGCCCAAGCCAACCAACTGCCTTCCGCTGTACTGAAGCTGCTTCAGTAATTTCGGAATGAGTTTTAGCGGGGGAGTGCGCTTGCGTGCTCTCTCGCTTTTTACGTTATGAGGTGATGAGCATGGACATGAGCGTCAAGCTTAACGTGTCTTATCCGGCTCCCAAGCCAGCCAATACCGTTGCTGACAAGCCGGTGGAAACGAAGCCTCAGACCGTTGAAGCGGTTCCTGCCTCGAAAAAGAGCCAGGAAGCCGATGAAAACAAGCTGAAGCTGGCGGTGCAGGAGATCGAGAAGTTCGTTCAGTCGATCAAGCGCAATCTGGAGTTCTCGATCGATGAGCATTCCGGGAAGGTCATCGTCAAGGTGATCGCAAGCGAGACGGGCGAGGTCGTACGACAGATCCCTTCCGCAGAAGCCCTGAAGCTGGCAGACAGCCTCGCCAACGCAAGTCACGTGTTGTTCGACGCCAAAGTCTGATAACTGGCATGAATAGTGTTTGAAGTTCTTTAGGCGCCGGCAAGGGTCAAAAGACTGGCAACAACCCCAAGGGAGATGCACATGGCAAGTCCAATTTTACCGGGTTCGGGCCTGGGCTCCGGCCTGGACATCGGTGCAATCGTTACTGCGCTGGTCAATGCCGACAAGTCGCCGAAGCAGACGCAGATCGATAATGCGACTAAAACCAACACGCTGAAGATTTCCGGTATCGGCACGTTGAAGAGTGCGCTGACCGCATTCCAGACCGCGATGACCAATCTGGGCAGCAAGACCAATCCAGCGTTTGCCGGTTACACGGCAACTTCGGGCACTCCGGCCGTTCTGGGGGTTTCTGCGGATAACACCGCCGTCTCGGGTACTTACAGTGTTGTTGTGAATAATCTGGCTACCGGCTCGAAAATAGCCAGTGCATCCTTTGCCGGCGGTGCTGCCAGTGCCATTCCGAGTGGTACCCTGAAAATCACTCAGAATGGCACTGATTACAATGTCACGATCCCGGCCAATGCCACCTTGCAGAGTACCCGGGATGCGATTAACTCGGCTCAGGCCGTCAACGGTATTTCCGCCAACATTGTGACCGACAGCTCGGGTGCTTCGCGCCTGGTGATCAGTTCGAGCAAGACTGGCGCCGGCTCCGACATGAAAGTCAGCGGCATTGCCGGCCTGGAAATCGACGGTACCCAGTCGATGGGCTCCAACCCGGCCGCCGGTGACTCCGGCGCGGTCAATGGCCTCGCCAAGGATGCGTCGCTGACCATTGATGGTCTGGCGGTGACCAGCAAGAGCAACACGGTTACCGGTGCTATCAGCGGTCTGACGATGAACCTGGTAACGGCCAGCCCGGGTACGCCACCGACACCTGTCACGGTGACTGTCGACGGTAATACCAAAGGTTTGCAGACGTCGGTTCAGGCGTTCGTCGATGCCTACAACACCTTGAAAAACACCATCGACACCTTGTCCAAGGCGACCCCGGACGAAGATGGCAAGCTGACCGTTCAGGCGGCGTTCACCGGTGACTCCCTGGCGCGCTCGCTGGTTGCCGATATCCGTGGGCAAATTACCGCCCCGAGTGCAACCGCTGGCAGCCCGATAGCCTATCTGTCGCAGTTGGGGGTCATGACCGACCGCAATACCGGTAACCTGACGTTCGACACGACTGCATTCAACAAGGCCATGGCTACTCCGGGCATGAGCGGCAAGGTCCAGGAGATGTTCACTGGCACCAACGACACCAATGGTCTGTTGGCGCGCATGAGCAAGGCCGTGGATCCTTACCTCAAGGCTTCGGCCGATGGCAAGACCACCACCGGCCTGCTGGATCAGCGCCTGACTATCCTGAACAACAACACACGTAACCTCACTTCCCAGCAACTGGCGCTGGATCTGCGTGTGGCCAACCTGACCAAGACGTTGACTGCCAAGTACAACGCCATGGACTTGCTGGTAGGGCAAATGAAGGCTACGGCGAGCAACATCACGTCGTTCTTCAGCTCGCTGAATGCTCAGCAATCCGCGAAGTAATATGCAAGAGCGACAAAAACCCGGCTACGCTTTCGAGCGTGCGCCGGGTTTTTGTCTTATGGTCTAAAGTTTTTCGACTCGCTGGCGATACACTGTTCATACGAGTCATTGTGGCAAATGAGGTAGAACATGAATCCGATGTTAGCCCTTCGGCAATACCAGAAAGTAGGTGCGCAGGCTCAGACGTCCGAAGCCAGCCCTCATCGCCTGGTGCAAATGCTGATGGAAGGCGGCCTGGACCGTATCGCCCAGGCCAAGGGTGCGATCGAGCGCAAGGATATTCCTGCCAAGTGCACGTCGATCAGCAAGGCCATTGGCATCGTCAGCGGCCTGCGTGAAGGCCTGGATCTGGAAAATTGCGCGGATACGCTGGCAGATCTGGATGGTCTTTACATCTACATGATGAAGCGTCTCGCCGAGGCGAACATCAGCAGCGACCCGCGTATTCTGGACGAGGTTGCCGGCTTGTTGAGCACGGTAAAAGAAGGCTGGGACGCCATTGCTCCTACGCCTGCTCCTCAGTTTTAAGGAGATCATCATGAGTCTTGTATTGCAGCGAATCGAAGAAACCCGAGTGGCGTTGGTCGGTGCCCTGGCCGAGCGCAACTGGGAGGCGATCGGTCAACTGGATCTCGATTGCCGTTCCTGCATGGAAGATGTCATGAGTGAGGCGTCTCTTGATGAGGTAGCGCTGCGGGACAATCTTGAGGAGTTGCTGCACGTTTACAAGCAGCTGCTTGAAGTCGCCATGGGTGAGCGTCAGGCGATAGTCGACGAGATGTCGCAGATCACCCAAGCGCAGAATGCGGCAAAGGTTTACCATCTGTTTGGTTAATTAACCCTCAGTTAATCCAGACATGTGCGCCATAAATTTGACTGTGCACGGTTTTTTGACTTAACTAGTGGCTGTTTTCAGATTTCAGGCGTCTACAGGCACAAGGTGTCCTGCAAGCGTCTCGCTTGCCCCTCATTTTGGGCATTGAGTTGACTAGGGAAGTTGCTATTGCATGTGGCGTGAAACCAAAATTCTGCTGATCGATGACGATAGCGTCCGCCGCCGCGACCTGGCGGTGATCTTGAATTTTCTTGGCGAAGAAAATTTACCCTGCGGAAGCCATGACTGGCAGCAGGCAGTCGGCTCTTTGTCGTCTAGTCGTGAGGTCATTTGCGTACTGATCGGGACGGTCAATGCTCCTGGTGCGCTTTTGGGCCTGTTAAAGACACTCTCAACCTGGGATGAGTTCCTTCCGGTTTTGCTGATGGGCGATAATTCTTCGGTTGACTTGCCCGAAGACCAGCGCCGCCGGGTACTTTCGACCCTCGAAATGCCGCCGAGCTACAGCAAACTGCTGGACTCCCTGCACCGCGCCCAGGTCTATCGCGAGATGTACGACCAGGCCCGCGAGCGCGGCCGTCATCGTGAGCCCAACCTGTTTCGTAGTCTCGTCGGCACCAGCCGCGCGATCCAGCATGTGCGTCAGATGATGCAGCAAGTGGCCGACACCGACGCCAGCGTACTGATCCTCGGCGAGTCCGGCACCGGCAAGGAAGTGGTTGCGCGCAACCTGCATTACCATTCCAAGCGCCGCGACGCGCCGTTCGTGCCGGTCAACTGTGGAGCAATCCCGGCCGAGTTGCTGGAAAGCGAGCTGTTCGGTCACGAGAAGGGTGCCTTCACCGGCGCGATCACCAGCCGTGCCGGTCGTTTCGAGCTGGCCAACGGCGGTACGCTGTTCCTCGATGAAATCGGCGACATGCCGCTGCCGATGCAGGTCAAGCTATTGCGTGTGCTGCAGGAGCGCACCTTCGAGCGCGTGGGCAGCAACAAGACCCAGAGCGTCGACGTGCGCATCATCGCGGCGACCCACAAGAATCTCGAAAGCATGATCGAGATCGGCACCTTCCGCGAAGACCTCTACTATCGCCTGAACGTGTTCCCGATCGAGATGGCGCCGCTGCGTGAGCGCGTCGAAGACATTCCGTTGCTGATGAACGAGCTGATCTCGCGCATGGAGCACGAGAAGCGCGGTTCGATCCGCTTCAACTCTGCTGCGATCATGTCTCTGTGCCGCCACGGCTGGCCGGGCAACGTCCGCGAGCTGGCCAACCTGGTGGAGCGCATGGCGATCATGCATCCGTACGGGGTGATCGGCGTGGTCGAGCTGCCGAAGAAATTCCGCTACGTCGACGACGAAGACGAGCAAATGGTCGACAGCCTGCGCAGCGATCTGGAAGAGCGTGTGGCGATCAACGGCCATACGCCGGACTTCACCGCCAACGCCATGCTGCCGCCGGAAGGTCTTGACCTGAAGGACTACCTCGGTGGTCTGGAGCAGGGCTTGATCCAGCAGGCGCTGGACGACGCCAACGGCATCGTGGCCCGCGCCGCCGAACGCCTGCGCATTCGCCGCACCACGCTGGTGGAGAAGATGCGCAAGTACGGCATGAGCCGTCGTGAAGGAGATGAACAGGCGGATGATTGACGCCTGTTTTTCAACTGCTTCATTTATAGGCGGTTTTTTTTAGGCACGGGTATTGCTACATCCCTCGCAACGTTCCGTTTAACTGACGGTCAGCCAAGCGAGAGAGCACAATGCCCCAAGCCTCCCAGATGTCTTCTGTCCCCGAGTCCTCGGGGCAACTGCCGTCCGTAGAGCAGGCGAGCCGCCAAGGGCTTGAGCAGGCATTCGCCCTGTTCAATCAAATGTCCAGCCAGCTGACCGACTCCTACAGCATGCTCGAAGCCCGGGTTACCGAGCTCAAGGGTGAGCTGGCCGTAGTCAGCGCCCAGCGCATGCAGGAACTGGCGGAAAAAGAACGGCTGGCCAACCGTCTGCAAAACCTTCTCGATCTGTTGCCCGGTGGCGTCATCGTCATCGACGGTCACGGCATCGTGTGCGAGGCCAATCCCGCCGCCATAGAATTGCTTGGCCTGCCGCTGGAAGGCGAGTTGTGGCGCCATGTCATCGCCCGTTGCTTCGCGCCCCGTGAAGATGACGGCCACGAAATTTCCTTGAAAAACGGTCGACGCCTGTCGATTGCCACCCGCTCGCTGGATGCCGAGCCGGGGCAGTTGGTGCTGCTCAACGACCTGACTGAAACCCGTCACTTGCAGGATCAGTTGGCCCGCCACGAGCGACTGTCGTCCCTGGGGCGGATGGTCGCGTCGCTGGCTCATCAGATTCGCACGCCGTTGTCCGCCGCATTGTTATACGCCAGTCATTTGACCGAGCAGCAATTGCCGGTCGCCACCCAGCAGCGTTTCGCCGGGCGCCTCAAGGAGCGCCTGCACGAGCTGGAGCATCAGGTGCGCGACATGTTGGTGTTCGCTCGCGGTGAGCTGCCGCTGACCGATCGCGTCACGCCCGGCGCCTTGATGCAGTCGTTACAGGCTGCGGCGCTGACCCATGTGCAGGATCTGCCGATTCGCTGGCAGTGCGACAGCCACGCCGGCGAGTTGCTGTGCAACCGCGACACGCTGGTCGGGGCGTTACTCAATCTGATTGAAAACGCGATTCAGGCGAGTGCCGGCGAGGTGCGTCTGAAGGTGCATTGCTATACCCGCGACAACACCTTGCGCCTGTGTGTGAGTGACAGCGGCAGCGGTATCGATGCGGCAGTGCTGGCGCGGTTGGGCGAGCCCTTTTTCACCACCAAAGTCACCGGCACCGGCCTGGGCCTGACCGTGGTCAAGGCCGTGGCGCGTGCGCATCAGGGAGAATTGCAGCTGCGTTCGCGGGTCGGGCGCGGTACGTGCGCGCAGGTCATCCTGCCGTTGTTTTCTGCTGTACAGGGAGCTGAGTGAAGGTCATGGGCATCAAGGTTCTGCTGGTCGAGGATGACCGCTCGTTGCGCGAGGCGCTGGCCGATACGCTGTTGCTGGCCGGCCACGACTACCACGCAGTGGGTTCGGCCGAAGAGGCGCTGAAGGCCGTCGAGCGCGAAGCGTTCAGTCTGGTGGTCAGCGACGTCAACATGCCGGGCATGGACGGCCATCAATTGCTCGGCTTGCTGCGCGCGCGGCAGCCGCAATTGCCGGTGCTGCTGATGACTGCCCATGGCGCAGTCGAGCGCGCGGTCGATGCGATGCGCCAGGGGGCGGCGGATTATCTGGTCAAACCGTTCGAGCCCAAGGCCCTGCTGGATCTGGTAGCGCGTCACGCCCTGGGCAGTCTCGGTATCAGCGACGCTGAAGGGCCGATCGCGGTCGAGCCCGCCAGTGCTCAATTGCTGGATCTGGCGGCGCGGGTCGCACGCAGCGATTCCACCGTGCTGATCTCCGGCGAGTCCGGTACCGGCAAGGAAGTGCTGGCGCGCTACATTCACCAGCAGTCTCATCGCGCCAGTCAGCCGTTCATTGCGATCAACTGTGCGGCGATCCCGGACAACATGCTCGAAGCGACCCTGTTCGGTCACGAAAAAGGCTCGTTCACCGGCGCCATCGCAGCCCAGGCCGGCAAGTTCGAACAGGCGGACGGCGGCACCATTCTGCTCGATGAAATTTCCGAAATGCCCCTGGGCTTGCAAGCCAAGTTGCTGCGGGTGTTGCAGGAGCGGGAAGTGGAGCGGGTCGGTGCGCGCAAGCCGATCACCCTCGATATTCGCGTGGTGGCGACCACCAACCGGGATCTGGCCGGCGAAGTCGCGGCGGGGCGGTTTCGTGAAGACCTTTACTATCGTCTGTCGGTATTTC
Protein-coding sequences here:
- a CDS encoding flagellar protein FliT; the encoded protein is MSLVLQRIEETRVALVGALAERNWEAIGQLDLDCRSCMEDVMSEASLDEVALRDNLEELLHVYKQLLEVAMGERQAIVDEMSQITQAQNAAKVYHLFG
- a CDS encoding sensor histidine kinase; its protein translation is MPQASQMSSVPESSGQLPSVEQASRQGLEQAFALFNQMSSQLTDSYSMLEARVTELKGELAVVSAQRMQELAEKERLANRLQNLLDLLPGGVIVIDGHGIVCEANPAAIELLGLPLEGELWRHVIARCFAPREDDGHEISLKNGRRLSIATRSLDAEPGQLVLLNDLTETRHLQDQLARHERLSSLGRMVASLAHQIRTPLSAALLYASHLTEQQLPVATQQRFAGRLKERLHELEHQVRDMLVFARGELPLTDRVTPGALMQSLQAAALTHVQDLPIRWQCDSHAGELLCNRDTLVGALLNLIENAIQASAGEVRLKVHCYTRDNTLRLCVSDSGSGIDAAVLARLGEPFFTTKVTGTGLGLTVVKAVARAHQGELQLRSRVGRGTCAQVILPLFSAVQGAE
- a CDS encoding flagellin domain-containing protein; its protein translation is MALTVNTNTTSLNVQKNLNRASDALSTSMQRLSSGLKINSAKDDAAGLQISNRMSSQIRGNTQAIQNANDGISVAQTAEGALQASTDILQRMRELAVKARNGTNGTADQTATNAEFAQMSDEITRISAATNLNGKNLLDGSAGTVTLQVGANTGSANHIDLVLSSKFDAVSLSVGSGTVVLTGTSGTGAGSAAQNIDNAITAIDAAIAAIGATRASLGASQNRLTSTIQNLQNITENTTAAQGRVQDTDFAAETANLTKQQTLQQASTSVLAQANQLPSAVLKLLQ
- a CDS encoding sigma-54-dependent transcriptional regulator, with the translated sequence MGIKVLLVEDDRSLREALADTLLLAGHDYHAVGSAEEALKAVEREAFSLVVSDVNMPGMDGHQLLGLLRARQPQLPVLLMTAHGAVERAVDAMRQGAADYLVKPFEPKALLDLVARHALGSLGISDAEGPIAVEPASAQLLDLAARVARSDSTVLISGESGTGKEVLARYIHQQSHRASQPFIAINCAAIPDNMLEATLFGHEKGSFTGAIAAQAGKFEQADGGTILLDEISEMPLGLQAKLLRVLQEREVERVGARKPITLDIRVVATTNRDLAGEVAAGRFREDLYYRLSVFPLAWRPLRERTADILPLAERLLAKHVNKMKHAMAKFSPEAQACLIGYPWPGNVRELDNAVQRALILQQGGLIQPQDFCLSGPALFAPLPAVAPVVPVIREVEIEADSAGALGDDLRRREFQMIIDTLRTERGRRKEAAEKLGISPRTLRYKLAQMRDAGMDVEGYLFAT
- a CDS encoding flagellar protein FlaG; amino-acid sequence: MDMSVKLNVSYPAPKPANTVADKPVETKPQTVEAVPASKKSQEADENKLKLAVQEIEKFVQSIKRNLEFSIDEHSGKVIVKVIASETGEVVRQIPSAEALKLADSLANASHVLFDAKV
- the fliS gene encoding flagellar export chaperone FliS — its product is MNPMLALRQYQKVGAQAQTSEASPHRLVQMLMEGGLDRIAQAKGAIERKDIPAKCTSISKAIGIVSGLREGLDLENCADTLADLDGLYIYMMKRLAEANISSDPRILDEVAGLLSTVKEGWDAIAPTPAPQF
- the fliD gene encoding flagellar filament capping protein FliD, with amino-acid sequence MASPILPGSGLGSGLDIGAIVTALVNADKSPKQTQIDNATKTNTLKISGIGTLKSALTAFQTAMTNLGSKTNPAFAGYTATSGTPAVLGVSADNTAVSGTYSVVVNNLATGSKIASASFAGGAASAIPSGTLKITQNGTDYNVTIPANATLQSTRDAINSAQAVNGISANIVTDSSGASRLVISSSKTGAGSDMKVSGIAGLEIDGTQSMGSNPAAGDSGAVNGLAKDASLTIDGLAVTSKSNTVTGAISGLTMNLVTASPGTPPTPVTVTVDGNTKGLQTSVQAFVDAYNTLKNTIDTLSKATPDEDGKLTVQAAFTGDSLARSLVADIRGQITAPSATAGSPIAYLSQLGVMTDRNTGNLTFDTTAFNKAMATPGMSGKVQEMFTGTNDTNGLLARMSKAVDPYLKASADGKTTTGLLDQRLTILNNNTRNLTSQQLALDLRVANLTKTLTAKYNAMDLLVGQMKATASNITSFFSSLNAQQSAK
- a CDS encoding motility associated factor glycosyltransferase family protein, which codes for MSEFFQANAEVIERRWPALFARLLNEDSSAIEAELTQGLGSTLSIGGIQLTSRHDRVREAQIQAASLPADKPQLHVYGTGLGDLPTVLLERAGLERLYVHILNGALFALVLQLLDQREWLQDSRVELLYAGDLPDICTPFFALPAEMLLADDFNAKIRDRLVSEVHLSFNNREFDPQSPFIQQRLQDCLPVLLADDDVATLFGTCAGREIYVIGTGPTLEQHFERLAAIRERAGRPLFICVDTAYRPLREHGIVPDYVVSIDQRISFRHLPFEESDGIPLVYLPMSDPEVLRAWKGKRYGGYSLSPVYAALREQHPRALLHVGGSVIHPAVDLAVKMGAARITLFGADFAFPMNKTHAGWSDGDLGPSVNQARHWVRDGFGERVSTQLNFRGYLCVLERYIASQPHVEFFNSSRAGALIAGTRFNQEFVQ
- a CDS encoding sigma-54 dependent transcriptional regulator; translation: MWRETKILLIDDDSVRRRDLAVILNFLGEENLPCGSHDWQQAVGSLSSSREVICVLIGTVNAPGALLGLLKTLSTWDEFLPVLLMGDNSSVDLPEDQRRRVLSTLEMPPSYSKLLDSLHRAQVYREMYDQARERGRHREPNLFRSLVGTSRAIQHVRQMMQQVADTDASVLILGESGTGKEVVARNLHYHSKRRDAPFVPVNCGAIPAELLESELFGHEKGAFTGAITSRAGRFELANGGTLFLDEIGDMPLPMQVKLLRVLQERTFERVGSNKTQSVDVRIIAATHKNLESMIEIGTFREDLYYRLNVFPIEMAPLRERVEDIPLLMNELISRMEHEKRGSIRFNSAAIMSLCRHGWPGNVRELANLVERMAIMHPYGVIGVVELPKKFRYVDDEDEQMVDSLRSDLEERVAINGHTPDFTANAMLPPEGLDLKDYLGGLEQGLIQQALDDANGIVARAAERLRIRRTTLVEKMRKYGMSRREGDEQADD